One stretch of Camelus bactrianus isolate YW-2024 breed Bactrian camel chromosome 19, ASM4877302v1, whole genome shotgun sequence DNA includes these proteins:
- the LOC105071990 gene encoding WAP four-disulfide core domain protein 5, with product MRAQSLLLLVALLALGSQLPAALGRRKGEKSGGCPPDDRPCLLSVPDQCVDDSQCPLRMKCCHQACFRQCIRKVSLKKGGCPEDRTRCLGPVQHLCSKDSDCQGLKRCCLGACGRDCRNPVRG from the exons ATGAGGGCGCAGAGCCTCCTCCTCCTGGTGGCCCTCCTGGCTTTGGGGAGCCAGCTGCCTGCTGCcttgggcaggaggaagggag AGAAATCTGGGGGCTGCCCACCGGACGATaggccctgcctcctctctgtgCCTGACCAGTGTGTGGACGACAGCCAGTGTCCCTTAAGGATGAAGTGCTGCCACCAAGCTTGCTTCCGCCAGTGCATCCGGAAGGTCTCAC TAAAGAAGGGCGGCTGCCCCGAGGACCGAACGCGCTGCCTCGGCCCCGTGCAGCACCTGTGCTCCAAGGACTCAGACTGCCAGGGCCTCAAGCGATGCTGCCTTGGCGCCTGTGGCCGGGACTGCCGAAACCCTGTCAGAG GCTAA
- the PI3 gene encoding elafin, which translates to MRSQSFLVLVAVLLVLGTLAAEAAVVKGRPKGQGVYKGRGLVKGQDPVEGQDPVKGQDPVKGQNLMELYTNPGFCPEMLAEWDDSNLPKQCVNDSDCPWPYKCCPMRLRGWRCSPAEMESILAAH; encoded by the exons atgaggTCCCAAAGCTTCTTGGTCCTGGTGGCGGTGCTCCTCGTCCTTGGGACACTGGCAGCCGAGGCAGCTGTTGTAAAAG GTCGTCCTAAAGGTCAGGGTGTTTATAAAGGCAGAGGTCTGGTCAAAGGTCAAGATCCAGTCGAAGGTCAAGATCCAGTCAAAGGACAAGATCCAGTTAAGGGACAAAATCTAATGGAACTCTACACTAATCCTGGTTTTTGCCCCGAGATGCTGGCCGAGTGGGATGATTCAAATCTCCCTAAGCAGTGTGTGAACGATTCCGATTGTCCATGGCCCTACAAGTGCTGTCCGATGCGCCTTCGCGGGTGGCGATGCTCCCCAGCTGAG ATGGAGTCCATTCTTGCTGCACATTGA